In Mytilus edulis chromosome 13, xbMytEdul2.2, whole genome shotgun sequence, a single window of DNA contains:
- the LOC139502068 gene encoding uncharacterized protein, giving the protein MQFNRDAVIKSLEDNGYAVIPNVLSLQECDTYIKEYKDWAKQVEDTGIPFTSFESLIQGYRIGHFNASWRVRLKAKEVFSKIWNTEKLLSSIDAVALSYPPEEGNKLYAKPNQEWLHIDQGGHRIGLHAFQGAVYLEEACETDHCFRVLAKSHKEHENFMKKFPHVGPETKEIEFYKLDEKEIKWYIEERGCTLTKVPAPKGGMILWDSRTVHDNSKPEFGRPNNDRWRHIVFVCMTPATWATPGDIAKKHESYKKLLMTSHWPSVGVGLFPESPSQTTPSITELPEIAKTKEAKLLMGMESYDFEDGTTNGPPNPEMKL; this is encoded by the exons ATGCAGTTCAACCG agACGCCGTTATTAAGAGTTTAGAGGATAATGGTTATGCCGTGATACCAAATGTATTAAGTTTACAAGAATGTGACacgtatataaaagaatataaagaTTGGGCTAAGCAGGTTGAGGATACTGGCATACCATTCACAAGCTTTGAATCACTCATTCAAGGATATCGTATTGGGCACTTTAATGCTAGCTGGAGGGTGCGACTTAAGGCGAAGGAAGTGTTTTCTAAGATATGGAACACAGAAAAGTTGTTGTCAAGTATAGATGCTGTGGCTTTGTCATATCCACCCGAAGAAG GTAATAAGTTATATGCAAAACCAAATCAAGAATGGCTTCACATTGACCAAGGCGGGCACAGAATAGGTCTACACGCTTTTCAAGGAGCGGTTTATCTAGAAGAAGCTTGCGAAACTGATCACTGCTTTCGTGTATTAGCAAAATCACATAAAGAACatgaaaattttatgaaaaagttTCCTCATGTAGGTCCTGAAACTAAGGAAATCGAGTTTTACAAATTAGacgaaaaagaaataaaatggtaCATTGAGGAACGAGGATGTACATTAACAAAGGTTCCCGCGCCAAAAGGGGGAATGATCTTGTGGGATTCTCGGACAGTCCATGATAATTCCAAGCCAGAGTTTGGACGTCCGAACAATGACCGGTGGCGACATATCGTGTTTGTTTGTATGACCCCAGCTACATGGGCAACTCCAGGAGATATAGCTAAGAAGCATGAATcttataaaaaattattaatgaCATCACATTGGCCATCCGTTGGTGTAGGACTATTCCCCGAATCACCATCACAGACGACTCCTTCAATAACAGAGCTACCAGAAATAGCAAAAACAAAGGAGGCAAAATTGTTAATGGGAATGGAGTCATATGATTTTGAAGACGGCACCACAAATGGTCCACCAAATCCTGAAATGAAACTGTAA
- the LOC139502072 gene encoding uncharacterized protein isoform X1, which translates to MNIEIMPLSLERDEILEQLKTNGYVVIPNVLSEEECNEHAGSYKRWYSILKDNTAKTKQRRSVIQSYRVGHFNTTWKIRLQVKPVFEMIWGTKKLLTSVDGIAISMPSETGEADFRSNGDCWMHLDQGVKRRGLHAYQGAVYLEESTDKDYCFRVMDGSHEFHSEFFKAFPYAGEKSKRCEFFKFNEEERTWYENNGCQLVSVPVPKGGIVLWDSRTAHDNIAPLSGRPDTDRWRCVCFVSMTPAIWAGKGDIEFKNKAYADLAMTTHWSSQGQQRHKSEEKCDDLLSIKKLPAASRTKEAKLIMGVDRYDFNDGEPNGPPAPYWM; encoded by the exons AGACGAAATTCTAGAGCAGTTAAAGACTAACGGCTATGTGGTTATTCCAAATGTTTTGTCAGAGGAAGAATGTAATGAGCATGCTGGAAGTTATAAAAGATGGTATTccattttaaaagataatacagCAAAAACGAAACAGCGAAGGTCCGTCATACAATCATACAGAGTCGGTCATTTTAACACAACATGGAAAATAAGACTCCAG gTCAAACCTGTGTTTGAAATGATATGGGGGACAAAGAAACTTCTTACAAGCGTAGACGGAATTGCAATTTCTATGCCTTCAGAAACAG gtGAAGCTGATTTTCGCTCAAATGGTGATTGTTGGATGCATTTGGACCAAGGTGTGAAACGTAGGGGTCTCCATGCATACCAAGGAGCTGTCTATCTGGAGGAATCAACCGACAAAGACTATTGTTTTCGAGTAATGGATGGATCCCATGAATTCCATTCCGAATTTTTCAAGGCTTTTCCTTATGCCGGTGAAAAATCTAAGCGTTGTGAATTTTTTAAGTTCAACGAGGAAGAGAGAACATGGTATGAAAACAATGGTTGTCAGTTGGTATCTGTTCCTGTTCCAAAAGGTGGAATAGTTTTATGGGATTCTAGGACTGCGCATGATAATATAGCTCCACTAAGTGGACGTCCAGATACTGATAGATGGCGCTGTGTCTGTTTTGTTAGCATGACACCTGCAATATGGGCAGGAAAAGGCGATATTGAATTTAAGAACAAGGCTTACGCTGATCTTGCCATGACAACTCACTGGTCCTCTCAAGGTCAGCAGCGTCACAAATCAGAAGAAAAATGCGATGATTTGCTATCAATAAAAAAACTTCCTGCAGCCTCAAGAACGAAGGAGGCCAAATTAATAATGGGCGTCGATAGATACGATTTTAATGACGGCGAACCAAATGGTCCACCAGCTCCTTACTGGATGTAA
- the LOC139502090 gene encoding uncharacterized protein yields MATSGTSIQFDRDGTIKELEENGYVVIPNVLCTEECDLYSKEYRDWAKQLDNDGLPFTSFESLIQGHSIGHFNASWQVRLKAKEIFAQIWKTDKLLSSIDAVALSCPPEEGSDLFAKPDQNWLHLDQGGQRVGLHAYQGAVYLEETLTTDHCFRVLAKSHKEHDNFMKTFPYVINRTKKTEFFKLSEKERKWYIEEKGCRLTKVPCPKGGIILWDSRTIHDNSRPEFRRPNKDRWRHVVFVCMTPAAWTTPADLAKKRNAYEHLENTTHWPSKGVCIFKSSRSSKNSNALSELPEIAKTKEAKMLMGIESYDFDDGEPNGPKQPIEI; encoded by the exons ATGGCGACCAGTGGAACATCGATACAGTTTGACag AGATGGAACCATCAAGGAACTTGAGGAAAATGGTTATGTAGTAATACCAAATGTTTTATGTACGGAAGAATGTGATCTCTACAGTAAAGAGTATAGAGACTGGGCAAAACAACTCGACAATGATGGTCTACCATTCACCAGTTTTGAATCCCTCATTCAAGGGCACAGTATTGGCCATTTTAATGCAAGCTGGCAAGTACGACTCAAAGCGAAAGAAATATTTGCTCAGATCTGGAAAACGGACAAATTGTTGTCGAGTATAGATGCGGTGGCTTTGTCTTGTCCTCCAGAAGAAG GAAGCGATTTGTTTGCAAAACCAGACCAGAACTGGCTTCACTTAGACCAAGGAGGACAGAGAGTAGGACTTCATGCTTACCAAGGAGCGGTTTATCTAGAGGAAACACTTACAACTGATCACTGTTTTCGTGTATTGGCTAAATCACACAAAGAGCATGACAATTTTATGAAAACCTTTCCGTATGTAATTAATAGAACTAAAAAGACCGAATTTTTCAAATTGAGCGAAAAAGAGAGAAAATggtatattgaagaaaaaggatgCAGACTAACAAAAGTTCCCTGTCCTAAAGGTGGAATAATTTTATGGGATTCAAGGACAATTCACGATAATTCTCGCCCGGAGTTTCGACGACCTAATAAAGACAGGTGGCGccatgttgtatttgtttgtatgACTCCTGCAGCTTGGACTACCCCAGCTGATTTAGCTAAGAAGCGCAATGCTTATGAACATTTAGAAAATACAACACACTGGCCGTCGAAAGGTGTATGTATTTTCAAATCATCCCGATCATCAAAAAACTCTAATGCACTATCGGAGCTACCAGAAATAGCTAAAACAAAGGAAGCAAAAATGTTAATGGGAATTGAATCATATGATTTTGATGACGGAGAACCGAACGGTCCTAAACAACcaattgaaatttaa
- the LOC139502072 gene encoding uncharacterized protein isoform X2 has product MNRDEILEQLKTNGYVVIPNVLSEEECNEHAGSYKRWYSILKDNTAKTKQRRSVIQSYRVGHFNTTWKIRLQVKPVFEMIWGTKKLLTSVDGIAISMPSETGEADFRSNGDCWMHLDQGVKRRGLHAYQGAVYLEESTDKDYCFRVMDGSHEFHSEFFKAFPYAGEKSKRCEFFKFNEEERTWYENNGCQLVSVPVPKGGIVLWDSRTAHDNIAPLSGRPDTDRWRCVCFVSMTPAIWAGKGDIEFKNKAYADLAMTTHWSSQGQQRHKSEEKCDDLLSIKKLPAASRTKEAKLIMGVDRYDFNDGEPNGPPAPYWM; this is encoded by the exons atgAACAG AGACGAAATTCTAGAGCAGTTAAAGACTAACGGCTATGTGGTTATTCCAAATGTTTTGTCAGAGGAAGAATGTAATGAGCATGCTGGAAGTTATAAAAGATGGTATTccattttaaaagataatacagCAAAAACGAAACAGCGAAGGTCCGTCATACAATCATACAGAGTCGGTCATTTTAACACAACATGGAAAATAAGACTCCAG gTCAAACCTGTGTTTGAAATGATATGGGGGACAAAGAAACTTCTTACAAGCGTAGACGGAATTGCAATTTCTATGCCTTCAGAAACAG gtGAAGCTGATTTTCGCTCAAATGGTGATTGTTGGATGCATTTGGACCAAGGTGTGAAACGTAGGGGTCTCCATGCATACCAAGGAGCTGTCTATCTGGAGGAATCAACCGACAAAGACTATTGTTTTCGAGTAATGGATGGATCCCATGAATTCCATTCCGAATTTTTCAAGGCTTTTCCTTATGCCGGTGAAAAATCTAAGCGTTGTGAATTTTTTAAGTTCAACGAGGAAGAGAGAACATGGTATGAAAACAATGGTTGTCAGTTGGTATCTGTTCCTGTTCCAAAAGGTGGAATAGTTTTATGGGATTCTAGGACTGCGCATGATAATATAGCTCCACTAAGTGGACGTCCAGATACTGATAGATGGCGCTGTGTCTGTTTTGTTAGCATGACACCTGCAATATGGGCAGGAAAAGGCGATATTGAATTTAAGAACAAGGCTTACGCTGATCTTGCCATGACAACTCACTGGTCCTCTCAAGGTCAGCAGCGTCACAAATCAGAAGAAAAATGCGATGATTTGCTATCAATAAAAAAACTTCCTGCAGCCTCAAGAACGAAGGAGGCCAAATTAATAATGGGCGTCGATAGATACGATTTTAATGACGGCGAACCAAATGGTCCACCAGCTCCTTACTGGATGTAA
- the LOC139502091 gene encoding uncharacterized protein → MDSKAIQKELKENGFCVVTEVVPEAKCDEYLETFQKWYASVKDDGQRMRTWKSIIKTHRIGHFEAAWKCRLHSKPVFEKIWGTEKLLTSVDAVALTPPAEKDGQFREPGGCWLHLDQGIKRLGNHAYQGAVYVEETTKKDYCFRVLKNSHAYHSEFFKKFPKAADKTRDYEFFKLNKTQRKWYDDQGCPLTYVPVPKGGMVLWDSRTIHDTDPPEVGRPNADKWRCVVFVSMTPAFWADESCHEFKQGVYKKMQLTTHWSSQGQKAFMNYKPKKRKSDGAFIDEQSIEELPPVAKTKQVKLLMGVEKYDFGDGKPNGPPAPTWIP, encoded by the exons ATGGACag CAAAGCTATTCAAAAGGAGCTAAAAGAAAATGGATTCTGTGTAGTTACAGAAGTGGTACCGGAGGCCAAGTGTGACGAATATTTGGAAACATTCCAAAAATGGTATGCAAGTGTCAAAGATGATGGACAACGCATGCGTACTTGGAAGTCTATTATAAAGACACATAGGATTGGGCACTTTGAAGCAGCATGGAAATGTCGCCTGCATAGCAAACCTGTATTTGAAAAGATATGGGGAACGGAGAAACTACTGACCAGTGTAGATGCCGTTGCACTCACACCACCTGCTGAGAAAG atGGACAGTTCAGAGAACCTGGTGGGTGTTGGTTACATCTTGATCAGGGCATAAAAAGACTGGGAAACCATGCTTACCAAGGAGCTGTGTATGTAGAGGAGACAACGAAGAAAGACTACTGTTTCCGTGTCTTGAAAAACTCGCATGCTTACCATTCGGAATTCTTCAAGAAGTTCCCAAAAGCTGCTGACAAAACAAGAGATTATGAATTTTTCAAACTGAACAAAACTCAGCGCAAATGGTACGACGACCAAGGATGTCCGTTGACGTATGTTCCTGTTCCGAAAGGAGGCATGGTTCTTTGGGATTCTCGTACAATACATGACACAGATCCACCGGAAGTCGGACGCCCAAACGCAGATAAATGGAGATGTGTCGTGTTTGTCAGTATGACGCCTGCCTTTTGGGCTGACGAATCTTGTCATGAATTCAAGCAAGGCGTTTATAAAAAAATGCAACTTACCACCCATTGGTCATCTCAGGGACAGAAAGCTTTTATGAATTATAAACCAAAGAAACGCAAAAGTGATGGTGCTTTTATTGACGAACAGTCAATCGAAGAGCTCCCTCCGGTAGCCAAAACAAAGCAAGTAAAATTATTGATGGGCGTTGAAAAGTATGATTTTGGTGACGGTAAACCAAATGGACCACCTGCTCCAACTTGGATACCATAG
- the LOC139502069 gene encoding uncharacterized protein, with protein MNRDEILEKLKTNGYVVIPNVLSEEVCDEHAGSYKRWYSKLKDTGARMMQQRSVIQSYKVGHFDTTWKIRLKVKPVFEMVWGTKKLLTSIDGIAIAMPSETGEADFRSDGDCWVHMDQGVKRTGLHAYQGAVYMEEATDKDYCFRVMVGSHELHSEFFKAFPNAGEKSKRCEFYKFNEEERTWYENNGCQLISVPVPKGGIVLWDSRTAHDTIATLSGRPDTDRWRCVCFVSMTPAIWAGKDDIEFKNQAYEDIAMTTHWSSQGQKRHRTRKSEKSKDKCDDVLSIKKLPAISQTNEAKLLMGVDSYDFEDGEANGPPAPNWM; from the exons atgaatag AGACGAAATTCTAGAGAAGTTAAAGACTAATGGTTATGTAGTAATTCCAAATGTTTTATCAGAGGAAGTATGTGACGAACATGCTGGAAGTTATAAAAGATGGTATTCAAAATTAAAGGATACTGGAGCAAGAATGATGCAGCAAAGGTCCGTCATACAATCATACAAAGTTGGTCATTTTGATACAACATGGAAAATTAGACTAaag gTGAAACCGGTTTTCGAAATGGTATGGGGGACAAAGAAACTTCTGACAAGCATAGATGGAATTGCTATTGCTATGCCTTCAGAAACAG gtgaaGCTGATTTCCGCTCAGATGGTGATTGTTGGGTGCATATGGACCAAGGTGTAAAACGTACAGGTCTCCATGCATACCAAGGAGCTGTTTACATGGAAGAAGCAACCGATAAAGACTATTGCTTTCGGGTAATGGTCGGATCTCATGAATTGCATTCGGAATTTTTCAAGGCTTTTCCTAATGCCGGTGAAAAATCTAAGCGTTGTGAATTTTACAAGTTTAACGAGGAAGAGAGAACATGGTATGAAAACAATGGTTGTCAGTTGATATCTGTTCCTGTTCCAAAAGGTGGAATAGTTTTATGGGATTCGAGGACTGCGCATGATACTATAGCTACACTCAGTGGAAGACCAGATACTGACAGGTGGCGCTGTGTCTGTTTTGTAAGCATGACACCTGCAATATGGGCAGGAAAAGACGATATCGAATTTAAAAACCAGGCTTACGAGGATATTGCCATGACAACTCATTGGTCATCTCAAGGTCAAAAGCGTCACAGAACACGCAAATCAGAAAAGTCAAAAGACAAATGTGATGATGTTCTCTCAATAAAGAAACTTCCTGCAATTTCACAAACAAATGAGGCCAAATTATTAATGGGCGTCGATAGTTACGATTTTGAAGATGGCGAGGCTAATGGTCCACCAGCCCCTAATTGGATGTAA